The genome window GGAGTGGTGATGGCTTATATCCAGAAGATGATGTAATTATATCAAGGATTTTCTTAACTTTTATTCCATCTTCATTAATTTCAAATTCTGCTTTACCTAGAGCAGTTATTAAAGACCCATGAGCTTTAACTTTGATCATAATGATATAAATAAAAAGGATTTAATCATAAATTTAAG of Candidatus Methylarchaceae archaeon HK02M2 contains these proteins:
- a CDS encoding MoaD/ThiS family protein produces the protein MIKVKAHGSLITALGKAEFEINEDGIKVKKILDIITSSSGYKPSPLLMLILVNGIEISALDQEDTVVKSGDKVVLIPIHGG